The Dryobates pubescens isolate bDryPub1 chromosome 38, bDryPub1.pri, whole genome shotgun sequence genome contains the following window.
AGGAAGGTTTGGTCCTGTtggaggaggtggtgatggAGGAGCACCATgagaggaggttgaggttggaaggatAGGAGGAGGAAAGTTTAGAATGGTTGATGATGGAGGACCACCACCATGGAGAGATGGAGAGTGGTTGAGGTTGGAGTCATAGGAAGAGGAAGGTTTGGTCCTGTTGGAAGAGGTGGTGATGGAGGAGCACcatgagaggaggctgaggttggaaggataggaggaggaaggtttagattggttGATGATGATGGAGGACCAGCACCACGGAAAGTGGTTGAGGTTGGAGTCATAGGAGGAGGAAGGTTTGGTCCTGTtggaggaggtggtgatggAGGAGCACcatgagaggaggctgaggttggaaggataggaggaggaaggtttagattggttGATGATGATGGAGGACCAGCACCACGGAGAGTGGTTGAGGTTGGAGTCATAGGAGGAGGAAGGTTTGGTCCTGTtggaggaggtggtgatggAGGAGCACcatgagaggaggctgaggttggaaggataggaggaggaaggtttagattggttGATGATGATGGAGGACCAGCACCACGGAAAGTGGTTGAGGTTGGAGTCATAGGAGGAGGAAGGTTTGGTCCTGTtggaggaggtggtgatggAGGAGCACcatgagaggaggctgaggttggaaggataggaggaggaaggtttagattggttGATGATGATGGAGGACCACCACCACGGAGAGTGGTTGAGGTTGGAGTCATAGGAAGAGGAAGGTTTGGTCCTGTtggaggaggtggtgatggAGGAGCACcatgagaggaggctgaggttggaaggataggaggaggaaggtttagattggttGATGATGATGGAGGACCAGCACCACGGAGAGTGGTTGAGGTTGGAGTCATAGGAGGAGGAAGGTTTGGTCCTGTtggaggaggtggtgatggAGGAGCACcatgagaggaggctgaggttgggatgatagaaggggttgggttggatgggaccttccATCTTGGGTGGTTGGGGTGGCCCTGGTGGATATCTAACCCTGGAGGAGATGCCACAGGGCTGAGGGTGAAGAGGACCTGAAGGTTGATGCCCACCATGGAGCTGGTGGCTCCATGCCAACACCCCAGAGGAGGCTGACCATGGGACAGTGCTGAAGAGGACCCTGAGGGATGTCCACCACCAGCCAAGGGCCTCCCCTGGGCCTTGACCCAGCAGTCTACCTCCtgaccacccccaccccaactgATCCTCCCAttaaacctcccttggttcTTTGGCCTCCTCTTGGTGTTTCTTGACCATCCCCCAACCCCCAGGACCTCTCCTGGGGGTCACCAACTGACCTCGGTGACCTCAGATGACCCCAGCTGTCCTCAGCTGACCTCAGttgacctcagtgctctcaaCTGACCTCAGCTGACCTCACTGACCTTAACTGACCTCAATGACCTCAGCTGACCTCAACTGACCCCAACTGACCTCAGTGAGCTGGAGGGGGGCAGTGGGAGCTCTGGGGGGCACtgagggggcagtgggcagccaCTGTGAGTgcttgggggcactggggggtcCTGGAGCAGTGGGAGGGGgcactgggagtgctggggaggtACTAGGGGGGCACTGGAAGTGGTGGAGGGGACACTGGGAGTGCtgaggggcactgggagcactgaggGGGCattgggcaggcactggggctgctggggggcactgggagtgctgaggggcactgggagcactggggggcactgagggggcactgggcaggcactggggctgctggggagcactggggggcactgggagtgctgaggggcactgggagcactggggggcactgagggggcactgggcaggcactggggctgctggggagcactggggggcactgggagtgctgaggggcactgggagcactggggggcactgagggGGCACTGGGCAGGCACTGAGactgctggggggcactgggagtgctgggagagGTACTGGGGGGacactgggagtgctgggggggcactgggagtgcAAGGGGGGGCCATTGTGAGTGCTAGGAGGGGACACTGGAGGCTGTACCCAGGGACCCCTCAAAGGCCTCctgccaccacccccccaaattCTGGGGAAACACCAAGGCCTCAGGGACCCCCCCCCGGGACTCTGAGACCCCCAAAGCCCTCCAGGACCCCCCCTAATCTTTAGGGACCCCCACCCAGACCCCTGGGACCGCCCCAGGAGCCTCCCAGGTCCTCAGGGACACCCCCAGATGACCTCCCCAGCCAGGGGGGCAGGGCTAAGCCCCTCGAGCAGTGATTGGTCGGTGCCACTGTCACTCGAGGTGGGGGGAGGTGCAGAGGTTAACCCCTGGGGGGCTGgagagacctcagctggaggtgaggccaCAGCCAGGGGAGGCCTCCAAGGTCTCAGCCTCCACCAGGCCCTCCAAGGGAGGTCACCTCCATGAGTGGCATCCAAGGACCCAGCATCCATGAATGGCTTCCAAGGACCCAACCTCCACCACAACCCCCAGCTGAtgccacctccaggggtggcctccaAGGACCCAACCTCCACCACAACCCCAAATGAGGTCACCTCCAGGGGTGACCTCCAAGGACCCAACCTCCACCACGACCCCCAGCTGAtgccacctccaggggtgacCTCCAAGGACCCAACCTCCACCATGAACCCCAAATGAGGTCACCTCCAGGGGTGACCTCCAAGGACCCAACCTCCACCACGACCCCCAGCTGAtgccacctccaggggtggcctccaAGGACCCAACCTCCACCACAACCCCCAGCTGAtgccacctccaggggtgacCTCCAAGGACCCAACCTCCACCATGAACCCCAAATGAGGTCACCTCCAGGGGTGACCTCCAAGGACCCAACCTCCACCACGACCCCCAGCTGAtgccacctccaggggtggcctccaAGGACCCAACCTCCACCATGACCCCCAGCTGAtgccacctccaggggtgacCTCCAAGGACCCAACCTCCACCATGAACCCCAAATGAGGTCACCTCCAGGGGTGACCTCCAAGGACCCAACCTCCACCACGACCCCCAGCTGAtgccacctccaggggtggcctccaAAGCCACTTCTGAGGCCCAGAAAAGCAACCGCCAGGAGCCGCCTGAGGACCTTCCACGGATCTTTGATGCCCAAAGCCCTCCCAGATGCCACCAGCCCCCTCCTAGCCCTGGCAGGGCGGCTCAGCAGGGATTGGCCAACACTCCTTGAGCCCGGCCCGGACCTCCCCCACGGCCCTGCCGCGCGCCCAGCCGGTGACGGCCAGCCGGTGGAGGCGGCCGCGGCCGAAGTCCCTGCGCAGGGTGGCGCCGAAGGGGACGCGCACCTCCCGGCGCCGGCCCTCCATGGCCACCTGGCAGGCCGTGAgggcctccagctcctgctccagcaccaggctGTGAGTGACgtagaggctgctgctggctccccccgcccagggcaggctggaggcgGCCCCGGGGGCGACCTCCCAGGAGGTGCCATTGAAGGTCAGGGGAGAGACCTCCAGGACCCCCCGGAGGGTGGCGAAGATCCTTTGGTCCAGCTGCCAGTCCTGCTCCACCTCGGTGTCCTCCCTCATGGTGACCGCCTGGGGGGCCTTGTGGCAAGCCTGGTTCCTCAGGATGGTCCTGCCCAGGGTGACCTCCTCGGGGGGCTCCTCCACCGCCCTCCCCAGGTCGTAGAGGACCTCTCCGAGGGTGATCTCCGCAGGGCCCTTCTTGACCACCAGGACCTGGTACCAGGCGAACCAaagctcctctccctcttgggGGTCCACCACGAAGAGGGCTCTGTGCTCCCTGGAGACCTTGCCCAGGCCATACTTGCTCCTCCCCACAAAGATGTCCACGGAGGGGCAGCCTTCGACCGCCCCCTCCGGCACCCCCCCGAAGGAGTCCTCCACCCACTCCAGGGCCTCGAAGCCGCCGACATTGACCAAGATCTGGAAGTCCCTGGTggacctctcccctccccagtaaGGGTAGAAGCAGAGAGGACCTCTCTGGGGGACGTAGGCTCCGGTGTTGCAGTGCAGGACCCTGGTGGAGCAAACGAACTccagcctctgagcctcctGGTTCCAGCTGGAGACAGCGTCGGGGGGCAGCTGCCCCTCGAAGGGCACCCACCGGAGGtaggagggaggtggtggtgctggtggcatcTCAGCAGGCTTCCCGTAGGGGGTGCTGGCATCTGTGCAGGGAGAGGATGGAGAAGGGTTGGGGCAATGGAGATGGATCCTGCCCTGATCCACCAGCGTGGAGGTGTCAGAGGGAGGAGCGCTGGAGGACCACCATGGCCCTGTAGGAGGACCACCCTACGTGGCCTCCACCATCATCCCAAGGTGAGGACAGCTCCATGAGTAGCCTCCAAGCCTCCACCATCAGCTTCAGATGAGGCCACCACCAAGGACCCAACCTCCACCACGAGCCACAGGTGAGGTCACCTCCAAGGTCTCAGCCTCCACCATTGGCTTCAGATGATGGCAACTCCATGAGTGGCCTCCAAGGGCTCAACCTCCATCATCATCCCTAAATTAACCCACACTGGTGTCCACCACCCAACCAAGGTCATCCCCAAGCAAGGAGAAGACCTGGGCTGGTGTCCACCACCCAACCAAGGTCATCCCCAAGGAAGGACAACATCTGGGCTGGTGTCCACCACCCAACCAAGGTCATCCCCAAGGAAGGACAACATCTGGGCTAGTGTCCACCACCCAACCAAGGTCATCCCCAAGGAAGGACAACATCTGGGCTGGTGTCCACCACCCAACCAAGGCCTCCTCCACCAAGACTCACCTGAGGACTCTAGAGGTCCTCCGGCCACCAGGGGGctaccagcagctcctccaggccaCCCCTGGCCAgccaggagaaagaggaagaagaaggggaagaggaagagctgTAGAGAGAACAGGGCAGGTGACACCGACTGGGACCAGTCCCAGGTTGGAACTTGGTTTGAGCTCCAGTCCCAGTTTGGGAACTGAGTTTGGACTCCAGTCCCCATTTGGGAACTGAGTTTGGACTCCAGTCCCAGTTTGGGCTCCAGTCCCAGTTTGGGAACTGAGTTTGGGCCCCAGTCCCCATTTGGGAACTGAGTTTGGACTCCAGTCCCAGTTTGGGCTCCAGTCCCAGTTTGGGAACTGAGTTTGGGCTCCAGTCCCAGTTTGGGCTCCAGTCCCAGTTTGGGAACTGAGTTTGGGCCCCAGTCCCCATTTGGGAACTGAGTTTGGACTCCAGTCCCAGTTTGGGCTCCAGTCCCAGTTTGGGAACTGAGTTTGGGCTCCAGTCCCAGTTTGGGAACTGGTTTGGGCTCCAGTCCCAGTTTGGGAACTGAGTTTGGACTCCAGTCCCAGTTTGGGCTCCAGTCCCAGTTTGGGAACTGAGTTTGGGCTCCAGTCCCCATTTGGGAACTGAGTTTGGGCTCCAGTCCCCATTTGGGAACTGAGTTTGGGCTCCAGTCCCAGTTTGGGAACTGAGTTTGGGCTCCAGTCCCAGTTTGGGAACTGAGTTTGGGCTCCAGTCCCATTTGGGAACTGAGTTTGGGCTCCAGTCCCAGTTTGGGAACTGAGTTTGGGCTCCAGTCCCATTTGGGAACTGAGTTTGGGCTCCAGTCCCCGTTTGGGAACTGGTTTGGGCTCCAGTCCCAGTTTGGGAACTGGTTTGCGCTCCAGTCCCAGTTTGGGAACTGAGTTTGTGCTCCAGTCCCAGTTTGGGAACTGAGTTTGGGCTCCAGTCCCAGTTTGGGAACTGAGTTTGGGCTCCAGTCCTAGTTTGGGAACTGAGTTTGGGCTCCAGTCCTAGTTTGGGAACTGAGTTTGGGCTCCAGTCCCAGTTTGGGAACTGGTTTGGGCTCCAGTCCCAGTTTGGGAACTGAGTTTGGGCTCCAGTCCCAGTTTGGGAACTGAGTTTGCGCTCCAGTCCCAGTTTGGGAACTGAGTTTGGGCTCCAGTCCCAGTTTGGGAACTGAGTTTGGGCTCCAGTCCCAGTTTGGGAACTGGTTTTGGGCTCCAGTCCCAGTTTGGGAACTGGTTTTGGGCTCCAGTCCCAGTTTGGGAACTGGTTTTGGGCTCCAGTCCCCGTTTGGGAACTGGTTTGGGCTCCAGTCCCCGTTTGGGAACTGGTTTGGGCTCCAGTCCCAGTTTGGGAGCTGGGTTGGGTCCAGTCCCAGTACGGAACTGGTTTTGGGCTCCAGTCTGAGTCTGGAACTGGTTTGGGCTCCAGTCCCAGTTGGGAACTGGTTTTGGGGGCTCCATTTGCAAGGCTGCCTCCTACCTGTGCTGCCTCCATCCCTGAGCCCCTCTGGATCCTGCCCTTAGAAAGCAGAAATGTGGAGTTACCAAAAATCAGCATTTTGGGCCCCTGGAACCAAACTCAGCCTTTTGGGGCTAAACAGTCAAATTTTGGAGCTAAAACCTCACCCTTTGGAGGCGAAAAGCTCCAATTTCGGGGTTAGATCAACCAATTTGGGGGCTAAAATATCCCTTTGGGGGGCTCAGAAGTCCCTTTTGGGGCTTAAAATCTCCCATTTGGGGAATAAACCCTCC
Protein-coding sequences here:
- the LOC104306942 gene encoding natterin-4, with the translated sequence MPPAPPPPSYLRWVPFEGQLPPDAVSSWNQEAQRLEFVCSTRVLHCNTGAYVPQRGPLCFYPYWGGERSTRDFQILVNVGGFEALEWVEDSFGGVPEGAVEGCPSVDIFVGRSKYGLGKVSREHRALFVVDPQEGEELWFAWYQVLVVKKGPAEITLGEVLYDLGRAVEEPPEEVTLGRTILRNQACHKAPQAVTMREDTEVEQDWQLDQRIFATLRGVLEVSPLTFNGTSWEVAPGAASSLPWAGGASSSLYVTHSLVLEQELEALTACQVAMEGRRREVRVPFGATLRRDFGRGRLHRLAVTGWARGRAVGEVRAGLKECWPIPAEPPCQG